A window of Punica granatum isolate Tunisia-2019 chromosome 8, ASM765513v2, whole genome shotgun sequence genomic DNA:
CAAAAGTCAAAGGAAgataaacaaaaacaaaattgcctcAAAGGCAGCGACTTTAAATTGGAATCAGGATGCCGTGGAAAACAACTGTTCAAGTGGGAAAATTCTATTAGTCAATTGTCATGGGTATGAGTCCCagtatattaatttatttcaataatattttgtctttttatgaattaaattgaattgaattgaacatagttttaaatccaaacgcacccttAACAATTTAAATTGATGAAGTTAAATTGAAAGGTTAAATTCGAGAATAAATAGaaacaaaatttcataaaCACCATTCGAGCTGCAATCAATCAAATCATTGTTTTTTACTAGCTAACCAAACACTGCTACTCCTTAAAAATcagtcaaaaaaaaaaaaaactcatgcAATCGTCATCCCACTTCCAAAAGAAGCTCGGTATCACTTCGCCAACAAAACCATCTCCTCGAATTTCTTCTCTTGTCAAATTCACCGCATCTGTCTTATCGGCGTTCCTCCTCCCGTCGTCCGTCTCGCCCATCCCCCCCAATTTCCGATTTTTCTTGCTCGGTGGCATAGGCAATCGTCAGTTCTCGGCAGTTGGGGCGGCCGCCGCCGCCTCCATGGAAGAGCCGACGAGACAGTCCCAGGCGCCAGATGAAGCAGCAGAAGGCGGTAGTAGCAGTGGTGGCGGAGGAGCTACTACGGAGCCTCCGCAGGTTCCCCAAGCTGATGAAGAGGAGCTATTGGTGGCGAAGGCCCAGTCCCTCCTGGACAGGATCACTGCTGCTCCCGACAATCCTAGCCCTACTGCCCTCCACGCCCTTGCCTCCCTCCTCGAGTCCCAAGAGTCCCGGTACGTCCTCTAGCTCTTCGGTCTTTTTGTCGGTTCGAGTTGGAACATGTTAGTAAGTGTTGTTGTCACTGTTGCTTCGAATTACCTGTGACGATCATCAGATGATCATAGACATAGTGAAGTAGCTGTTCAGCTGATGCCTGATAATGGGTGTTGTGTTGCATAACCAGATACATGGAGCAGCATGATCACACCACCACCAACGCTCGATCTTCTTATACCATTGGTTGGCTTTGCAACTTCGTACGGGTAGGCTCATATTTCCAGTTTTCTTGCATTTCTGGGAACAGTTATCTTCTTTTCTATATTCGAATTCTCAACGctgaatctctctctctttcgtGCTTAGGACAATGATGAATTCTTTGAGTTGGTGTCTTCAAAGTACCTCTCGGAGAGTAGATTCTCAACCTCGGTCCAAGCTGCTGCTGCTCGGGTTCTTCTAAGCTGTTCTCTCACTTGGATGGTGCGGTTCCTGAATTCTGTTTCGTCTGGTTGAACATTTTTCATTGATCGTGATAGCatttcttattaattaaatcaaatgGCAATACAGtacccacatgtttttgaggAACCTGTCTTGGAAAATATCAAATCTTGGGTGATGGATGAGGTTACAAGATTTTCGGGCGAAGAGTCAAATTGGAAACTCGAGTCAGGGAGAAAAGAGGTCTCGGATCATCAAATGCTCAAGACATATTCTACTGGACTTCTTGCAGTGGCTTTGGATGGGTATGTTATGGCATGTGGCTAGTATCATTATTCATTTTTGTTgcatatttaatatttaacttTGCTGGATGGCACTACATTCTCATTGGTTCAGGGATGGTCCGCTGGTGGAAGATGTGCTGACTTGTGGGTTGTCTTCGAAGCTCATGCGTTATCTTCGTATACGTGTCCTGGGAGATTCAAGCCAGAAAGATACGAGCCATCTGGTGGACAGTAAAAACGCAACCTCCAGGGGTAGAGATGAGAATCGGGGTAGAATTCGGCAGCTTGTGACACAGCCACATATAGGCGACTTAACTGATGGTAGATATGTGGAGGATGTAGAAAGGCCAGTAGGTGGTGATACCCAGGTTGATGTTGGTGAACCACCTGATGGATTGTCTGACGCAGATGGAATGGAGGAGGGTGCTGATGGTGATGACAGATGGCATGGTCGAGAACTCGGCAGAGATGATTCCTCAAGGTGCAGGGCTAATCGTGGATTTGGAAAATCCAGGGGAAAGGGAAGGGCTAGTGATGGCACCTTAGAGAGTGAACAGTCTCTCACCTCTCCAGATTCGGGCAGTCGACCAGGTATTGGAAGGAGTAATAAGGATAGAAGCTCATCAAGGCATACAGATGTGAAAAGGATATCTGATTCCCGAAAATTATCCAATCTAGTAAATACTGATGACTTAGACTTGGAAAGAGATGACAATACTGAGTACATTGAAGAATTCAAGGTAGGAACAAAAGATATATCTGAGCTTGTAAGGGAAGCAGTAAGAGCGGCAGAAGCTGAAGCCAGAGCGGTAAATGCTCCTCCAGAAGCCATCAAAGCAGCAACTGCAGCAGCTGCAGAAGTTGTCAAAAGTGCAGCAATGGaggtacttttttttttttaactgttTATTTAAAGTAGATAAATTTGAGGTATTATGTACAATCCTGTTAGTTTTATCTATGAAAGAGTCTCTGAACTCTCTTTGCTTACTTCAATTTGGTCGGATTTTTTTATCAGGAATTCAAAACTTCCAATGATGAAGATGCCGCAGTTTTGGCAGCTTCCAAAGCTGCATCTACTGGTATTGATGCTACTAAAGCAGTTGAACTTTCAAGGTTGGTGCTATAATATTTTGGTTATTTTGTATCCCTTGTTTGATTGGCATCTTTTACGAGCATTGTTGGTTATAGTTGCTATTAgattttctgaatttatttgCTGGAAAATTGCAGGAGTTCTGTTGCTCTTGCTTCCGAGACAATAAATCCAAGTGCCCCTGAAgcggaaaaaaatgaaaatgttgaTGAGTATTCCATTCCTGATCCTGAGTCACTGGCGCAACTTAGAGAAAAGTACTGCATCCAGTGTCTCGAGTATTTGGGAGAGTATGTTGAAGTACTCGGGCCTGTACTGCATGAAAAGGGGGTAGATGTCTGCCTTGCTCTATTACAGCAAGGCAATAAATCTAGAGAGACTTCAAAAGTTTCCGTGCTTCTTCCTGATGTGATGAAGCTAATATGTGCTTTGGCAGCACATAGGAAATTTGCAGCACTCTTTGTGGATTGTGGTGGCATGCAGAAACTCCTTGCTGTCCCCAGAGTCCCTCTAACCTTCTTTGGTCTTTCTTCTTGCCTGTTTGCCATCGGTTCGCTTCAGGTGACAagctaatttttcaaattaacaTCTCTgccttttttcatttaattgatGTTATAGATGTTTCTCACTCTCTGTTTAACTCTTTCAGGGTATAATGGAACGTGTCTGCGCTCTTCCTTCAGATGTTGTGCGTCAGGTGGCTGACTTAGCTATTCAGCTTCTCGACTGCTCACAGAATCAAGCCAGAAAGAACGCAGCCTTATTTTTTGCTGCTGCTTTTGTTTTCAGGGCAGTTCTTGATGCTTTTGATAGTCAGGATGGGTTGCAGAAACTATTAGGTGTTTTAAATGACGCTGCTTCTGTAAGATCAGGGGTTAACTCTGGTGCATTAGGCTTGTCGGGCCCAGGTTCCCTTCGCAATGATAGATTGCCTGCTGAAGTGCTTACTTCATCTGAGAAGCAGATTGCATATCATACCTGTGTTGCCTTGCGGCAATACTTCAGGGCACATCTTATACTGATCGTGGATTCCATTCGTCCAACTAAAAGTAACAGGAGTGCACCTCGCAATGTTTCAAGTTCGAGAGCAGCTTATAATCCCCTTGATATTAGTAATGAGGCAGTGGACGCAGTCTTCCTTCAGTTGCAGAAGGATAGGAAGCTGGGGCCCGCATTTGTGCGAACTCCTTGGCCTGCAGTCGATAAGTTTTTAGCATACAATGGACACCTCACTATGTTAGAATTGTGCCAGATAAGTTGCCAAGAGTGTACTTATGGGCTCTCATGTTCTATGTGACATTAATTTGATTCCCTTTGGGTATGTTTTAAATGTGGCTCTATATGCAGGCCCCACCTGTTGAGCGATACTTTCATGACTTGCTTCAATATGCTCTCGGTGTTCTTCACATTATTACGCTGGTACCTCAGAGTCGTAAGATGATCGTGAACGCCACATTGAGTAAtgatcgtgttggaatagcTGTGATACTTGACGCAGCAAATATCACTAGCAGCAAATTTGATCCAGaggtgaaataatttttttttcttgtattcATCTGAGTCTTTTGATGTTTGTCTCCTTGGCAATTTAACATGATATGTTACTGTAGTTTTTATTAACTGTGATTCATTCCCCTTGTGCAGATTATCCAACCTGCATTGAGTGTTTTAATAAATCTTGTCTGTCCTCCGCCGTCAATTAGCAATAAGCCCCCAATGATTGCCCAAGGACATCAAGCTGGCAGCAGTCAAGCCTCTTTAGTCAGTAATACATCAGATCGAACTGTTGCTTTGACTGGCCAGAGCGATGTGCGGGACTGCACTGGAGAACCCAGTGGGCCTGACAGAGGGTCAGCAGCAGCTGCTTCACAGACACCTGTTCCTTCTGCAGCTTTTGGATTAGTCGGAGATCGCAGAATCTCTTCAGGAGCTGGAGCAGGTTCTGCAGGGCTTGCTGCGCAGTTGGAGCAAGGATACCGTCTTGCTAGAGATGCTGTCCGAGCCAATAATGGCATAAAGGTTCTCCTGCATCTCCTGCAACCACGAATATACTCACCACCTTCAGCTCTTGACTGCCTTCGTGCTCTTGCATGTCGCGCCCTGCTTGGGCTAGCAAGAGATGATACCATTGCGCATATTTTGACCAAGCTTCAGGTTAGTTCTTTGAATCAACATTAAAAAAGTCTGTTAGTATATTTAACTCTTTTTGCTGAAAATTAGTATATGGAACTCATCCGTTGTTTTATCTGATTTTATAATAGCTTAGCGAGTCTCTCGTTATTTGCCCTGGCTTACTAAGTCCACGATTCgctttgaaaaattaaatgattgcAGTTTACTAGATGGAAAATTTTGTGTAATCAATATGTCTTTTAACCCTGACTGATCTGCCACCATTTACCCTTTCTTTTGTTCTGATAATGAGGGTTATTTAATGGATACTAACTTTGCGTGGTGTATTTGCCATCTCAAATATAAACTTCagtctctctttcttttctttttttaaatgagGACCTTGTAACATGTTCACAGATTTGTATCATGATATTCCCAAATTTGAAATTGCTTCCATTGTATTCCTTCTGATAATGATGTCACAAGGACCTTATGATCATGTTCACAGATCAGTGTTAGGATGGCAATTTCCAAAATTAGTGCACAAGGATCAAGGCAGCAATCTAATTGTGCCTGCTAAATCTACCGTAGGTTGATCTAAATTTCTTTGagcacaaaaaaataattgagcaATTTGAGTTTGGGTTTGTTTCTGCTTCCGAGAGGACATATGATCACTTTGAAAGGCCATTTTAAGAGTCATTTGTTCTTTGTTAAATTGGTGTGAAATTCCTTTCATCTTTGATAGCTAGCAACTTATCCTTCATCTGTTACGTTTTTAGGTCGGGAATTGCTAATAACTTTGTTGATTACTTCTTAGGTTGGCAAGAAGCTCTCGGAACTTATTCGAGATTCTGGCAGTCAGACCAATGGAGGCGAGCAGGGCAGGTGGCAGACTGAGCTTGCCCAGGTGGGGATTGAACTAATAGCGGTAACCATCTCTGCACTAACTTCTTCTACAGACGGTTGATTTTTTGCACTAGAatgatttctctttttccCACATCAAGCCTTTTCAGTTAATAAGTGAACtgttgaatatttattttatgttttatgGATTTTGCAGATCGTAACGAATTCAGGCCGTGCGAGTACATTGGCTGCTACAGATGCTGCTACCCCTACTCTTAGGCGCATAGAGAGAGCAGCTATAGCTGCAGCTACTCCCATTACTTATCACTCCAGGTTCAAGCTTTGAATCTCATGTAGTGTAATTATTTTTGGATACTTGACAATTCTATCGTTTCCTCACTGTTTCCTTAAAATTCAGGGAACTACTGCTTCTTATTCATGAACACCTACAAACATCTGGCTTGACGAACACTGCTGCTTCACTGCTCAAAGAGGCTCAGCTTACACCTTTACCAACCCTAGCAGCCCCTCAATCTCTCTCACAACAAACTTTTGCACAGCAATCATCCTCCATACAGATCCAGTGGCCCTCAGGTCGCTCCCCTTCTGGGTTCCTCTCTGAGAAGTTTAAACTCTCCTTATCCAGTGAGGATCCGGGCTTGAGGTGTGAGTCTGCAGCGCCGCCTCCTAAGAAGAAATCGCTTGTTTTCTCACCTTCTTTCTCTAGATCTAGGAACCAACCTCAGATTCTCGATTCTCAGCCACCGACCAGCAGGAACGCTCCCAGCAGTAGCACAAAACAGTCCTCTACTCCGCTAAGCTCTTGCAATGCTCCATCAGAACCAACTGCAAAACCTGCTTTGGATTTGGATTCGCAGTATAAAAGCCCAATTGTCCTACCAATGAAGCAGAAGCATCTAGAGATAAAGGATTTGCCTTCTGCTAAGAGATTACAGGGCAGTGAGCATCCGCGTTCTCCCATGGGTTTAACTCCTCACACTGCATGTAGGACTGGAATACTGACCGATCCATCTGGGCTTTCAACACCGAGTTCTAGCATTAGGGGTATCTACAGGCGTTCAACACCAGGCAGTATCTTGGACTATTCTTTTGATGATCCCCACATGAGTCAGACAAGTGACCCCCAGGCGAGCAATACAGAGAGATTGACCCTTGATTCTCTGGTCATTCATTATCTGAAGCACCAGCATCGACTGTGCCCAGCCCCTATAACAACTTTGCCTCCATTGTCTCTCCTACACCCACATGTCTGCCCCGAGCCAAAGAGGAGCCTTGAAACCCCACTAAATGTGACTGCCCGACTTGCGACCCGCGAATACAGGAGCATGTATGGAGGTGTCCACGGGAACTGCAGGGACCGTCAGTCCATCTTCAGCCGGTTCAGGCCATGGAGGACCTGCAGGGATGACGCCGGGGCCCTTCTGACTTGCATAGCCTTTCTCGGAGACTCTTCACATATTGCGGTGGGAAGCCATTCTGGTGAGCTCAAGATATTTGATTCTAACAATAGTATAGTGGACAGCTACACGAGTCACCAGTCTCCCGTGAATCTTGTTCAGTCTTACATCTCCGGTGGGACCCAGCTCTTGCTGTCATCGAGTTCCCAGGACGTACGACTGTGGGATGCATCCTCAATGCAGACCGGGCCCCTGCATCCGTTTGAGGGGTGCAAGTCTGCTAAGTTTAGCAACTCCGGGACCCACTTTGCTGCCTTGTCGGCAGAACCCAGCCGGCGGGAAATCGTCCTGTACGATGTTCAGACCTACCAGACGGAACTCAAACTGTCGGACCCATCTACCGGCCCAACAGGACGGGGACATGTATACTCCCTTATCCATTTCAGTCCTTCTGATGCTATGGTGCTTTGGAATGGGGTGCTGTGGGACCGACGGGTCTCCGGTCCCGTTCACCGGTTAGACCAGTTTACTGATTATGGTGGCGGTGGCTTTCATCCTGCAGGAAATGAGGTaaacatagatatatatgctCTCAAATTTCTCTGTGAATGTGTTGACTTTAGCTAAATAAATTCCTGACTTAATGGGATGTTTTGAGGGCATGAACTCTTTATTCAAATCCTTTCCTTCCAAATCTGTTCATCCGAATAGATGGTTCGTGACTAGTACTAGGCTGTGAATAATCTGTTCATACCGACTACTGTCAGGAGAATTTGTTTCTGTGCGATACTAAATTGCTTTATCCCTTGGTTTTCCGGAGTGTGTCAAAATTTAATGGTTCTCTCTTTGTACAGGTCATAATAAATTCTGAGGTATGGGATCTTCGAAAATTCCGGCTGCTTCGGAGTGTTCCATCCCTGGACCGGACGGCTATAACATTCAATGCTCGTGGGGATGTGATCTACGCGATTTTGAGGAGGAACCTCGAGGATGTGATGTCAGCTGTCCATACGCGCCGGGTCAAGCACCCACTCTTTGCGGCTTTCCGCACAATCGATGCAGTGAACTACTCAGACATCGCAACTATCCCAGTGGACAGATGCGTGCTCGACTTTGCAACGGAGCTTACCGACTCGTTTGTAGGGCTGATGACCATGGATGACCAGGAGGAGATGTACTCCTCTGCAAGGGTATATGAGGTAGGCCGCAGGAGGCCCACGGACGATGATTCTGACCCCGATGATGCGGAGGAGAGCGAGGACGACGGGGATGAGGATGATGAGGACAGAGATGTGGACCCCATACTTGGCCCAGGACTGGGCGGGGACAGTGACAGCGATCCGGACAGCCTGATGAACGgtgatgacgatgatgataGCGTGACTGACCTTGATGACGACGATGATGATGGGGATTTTCGGGCGAAGAGTCAAATTGGAAACTCGAGTCAGGGAGAAAAGGGGTCTCGGATCATCGAAGGCTCAAGACATATTCTACTGGACTTCTTGCAGTGGCTTTGGCGGGGTATGTTATGGCATGTGGCTAGTATCATTATTCATTTTTGTTgcatatttaatatttaacttTGCTGGATGGCACTACATTCTCATTGGTTCAGGGGTGGTCCGCTGCTGGAAGATGTGCTGATTTGTGGGTTGTCTGCGAAGCTCATGCGTTATCTTCGTTTACGTGTCCTGGGAGATTCAAGCCAGAAAGATACGAGCCAGCCATCTGGTGGACAGTAAAAACGCAACCACCAGGGGCAGAGATGAGAATCGGGGCAGATTTCGGCAGCTTGTGACAACCACATTTAGGTGACTTAACTGATGGTAGATATGTGGAGGATGTAGAAAGGCCAGTAGGTGGTGATCCCCAGGTTGATGTTGGCGAACCACCTGATGGATTGTCTGACGCAGTTGGATTGGAGGAGGGTGCTGATTGTGATGACAGATGGCATGGTCGAGAACTTGGCAGAGATGATTCCTCAAGGCGCTGGGCTAATCCAGTGGAAAGGGAAGGGCTGGTGATGGCACCTTAGAGAGTGAACAgtctcttatatatatataatataaaaattaaaaaattaaaaaattaaaaaaatttcccaaTTGCTCATTGATCTCTAGGGAGGAAAATACGTGTAAACGACCCACATGGATTGTCTCGAATAATGTCGAATTCAAATATTGTGGCTGCCGGCAC
This region includes:
- the LOC116188563 gene encoding DDB1- and CUL4-associated factor homolog 1-like isoform X2; this encodes MQSSSHFQKKLGITSPTKPSPRISSLVKFTASVLSAFLLPSSVSPIPPNFRFFLLGGIGNRQFSAVGAAAAASMEEPTRQSQAPDEAAEGGSSSGGGGATTEPPQVPQADEEELLVAKAQSLLDRITAAPDNPSPTALHALASLLESQESRYMEQHDHTTTNARSSYTIGWLCNFVRDNDEFFELVSSKYLSESRFSTSVQAAAARVLLSCSLTWMYPHVFEEPVLENIKSWVMDEVTRFSGEESNWKLESGRKEVSDHQMLKTYSTGLLAVALDGDGPLVEDVLTCGLSSKLMRYLRIRVLGDSSQKDTSHLVDSKNATSRGRDENRGRIRQLVTQPHIGDLTDGRYVEDVERPVGGDTQVDVGEPPDGLSDADGMEEGADGDDRWHGRELGRDDSSRCRANRGFGKSRGKGRASDGTLESEQSLTSPDSGSRPGIGRSNKDRSSSRHTDVKRISDSRKLSNLVNTDDLDLERDDNTEYIEEFKVGTKDISELVREAVRAAEAEARAVNAPPEAIKAATAAAAEVVKSAAMEEFKTSNDEDAAVLAASKAASTGIDATKAVELSRSSVALASETINPSAPEAEKNENVDEYSIPDPESLAQLREKYCIQCLEYLGEYVEVLGPVLHEKGVDVCLALLQQGNKSRETSKVSVLLPDVMKLICALAAHRKFAALFVDCGGMQKLLAVPRVPLTFFGLSSCLFAIGSLQGIMERVCALPSDVVRQVADLAIQLLDCSQNQARKNAALFFAAAFVFRAVLDAFDSQDGLQKLLGVLNDAASVRSGVNSGALGLSGPGSLRNDRLPAEVLTSSEKQIAYHTCVALRQYFRAHLILIVDSIRPTKSNRSAPRNVSSSRAAYNPLDISNEAVDAVFLQLQKDRKLGPAFVRTPWPAVDKFLAYNGHLTMLELCQAPPVERYFHDLLQYALGVLHIITLVPQSRKMIVNATLSNDRVGIAVILDAANITSSKFDPEIIQPALSVLINLVCPPPSISNKPPMIAQGHQAGSSQASLVSNTSDRTVALTGQSDVRDCTGEPSGPDRGSAAAASQTPVPSAAFGLVGDRRISSGAGAGSAGLAAQLEQGYRLARDAVRANNGIKVLLHLLQPRIYSPPSALDCLRALACRALLGLARDDTIAHILTKLQVGKKLSELIRDSGSQTNGGEQGRWQTELAQIVTNSGRASTLAATDAATPTLRRIERAAIAAATPITYHSRELLLLIHEHLQTSGLTNTAASLLKEAQLTPLPTLAAPQSLSQQTFAQQSSSIQIQWPSGRSPSGFLSEKFKLSLSSEDPGLRCESAAPPPKKKSLVFSPSFSRSRNQPQILDSQPPTSRNAPSSSTKQSSTPLSSCNAPSEPTAKPALDLDSQYKSPIVLPMKQKHLEIKDLPSAKRLQGSEHPRSPMGLTPHTACRTGILTDPSGLSTPSSSIRGIYRRSTPGSILDYSFDDPHMSQTSDPQASNTERLTLDSLVIHYLKHQHRLCPAPITTLPPLSLLHPHVCPEPKRSLETPLNVTARLATREYRSMYGGVHGNCRDRQSIFSRFRPWRTCRDDAGALLTCIAFLGDSSHIAVGSHSGELKIFDSNNSIVDSYTSHQSPVNLVQSYISGGTQLLLSSSSQDVRLWDASSMQTGPLHPFEGCKSAKFSNSGTHFAALSAEPSRREIVLYDVQTYQTELKLSDPSTGPTGRGHVYSLIHFSPSDAMVLWNGVLWDRRVSGPVHRLDQFTDYGGGGFHPAGNEVIINSEVWDLRKFRLLRSVPSLDRTAITFNARGDVIYAILRRNLEDVMSAVHTRRVKHPLFAAFRTIDAVNYSDIATIPVDRCVLDFATELTDSFVGLMTMDDQEEMYSSARVYEVGRRRPTDDDSDPDDAEESEDDGDEDDEDRDVDPILGPGLGGDSDSDPDSLMNGDDDDDSVTDLDDDDDDGDFRAKSQIGNSSQGEKGSRIIEGSRHILLDFLQWLWRGVVRCWKMC
- the LOC116188563 gene encoding DDB1- and CUL4-associated factor homolog 1-like isoform X1, yielding MQSSSHFQKKLGITSPTKPSPRISSLVKFTASVLSAFLLPSSVSPIPPNFRFFLLGGIGNRQFSAVGAAAAASMEEPTRQSQAPDEAAEGGSSSGGGGATTEPPQVPQADEEELLVAKAQSLLDRITAAPDNPSPTALHALASLLESQESRYMEQHDHTTTNARSSYTIGWLCNFVRDNDEFFELVSSKYLSESRFSTSVQAAAARVLLSCSLTWMYPHVFEEPVLENIKSWVMDEVTRFSGEESNWKLESGRKEVSDHQMLKTYSTGLLAVALDGDGPLVEDVLTCGLSSKLMRYLRIRVLGDSSQKDTSHLVDSKNATSRGRDENRGRIRQLVTQPHIGDLTDGRYVEDVERPVGGDTQVDVGEPPDGLSDADGMEEGADGDDRWHGRELGRDDSSRCRANRGFGKSRGKGRASDGTLESEQSLTSPDSGSRPGIGRSNKDRSSSRHTDVKRISDSRKLSNLVNTDDLDLERDDNTEYIEEFKVGTKDISELVREAVRAAEAEARAVNAPPEAIKAATAAAAEVVKSAAMEEFKTSNDEDAAVLAASKAASTGIDATKAVELSRSSVALASETINPSAPEAEKNENVDEYSIPDPESLAQLREKYCIQCLEYLGEYVEVLGPVLHEKGVDVCLALLQQGNKSRETSKVSVLLPDVMKLICALAAHRKFAALFVDCGGMQKLLAVPRVPLTFFGLSSCLFAIGSLQGIMERVCALPSDVVRQVADLAIQLLDCSQNQARKNAALFFAAAFVFRAVLDAFDSQDGLQKLLGVLNDAASVRSGVNSGALGLSGPGSLRNDRLPAEVLTSSEKQIAYHTCVALRQYFRAHLILIVDSIRPTKSNRSAPRNVSSSRAAYNPLDISNEAVDAVFLQLQKDRKLGPAFVRTPWPAVDKFLAYNGHLTMLELCQAPPVERYFHDLLQYALGVLHIITLVPQSRKMIVNATLSNDRVGIAVILDAANITSSKFDPEIIQPALSVLINLVCPPPSISNKPPMIAQGHQAGSSQASLVSNTSDRTVALTGQSDVRDCTGEPSGPDRGSAAAASQTPVPSAAFGLVGDRRISSGAGAGSAGLAAQLEQGYRLARDAVRANNGIKVLLHLLQPRIYSPPSALDCLRALACRALLGLARDDTIAHILTKLQVGKKLSELIRDSGSQTNGGEQGRWQTELAQVGIELIAIVTNSGRASTLAATDAATPTLRRIERAAIAAATPITYHSRELLLLIHEHLQTSGLTNTAASLLKEAQLTPLPTLAAPQSLSQQTFAQQSSSIQIQWPSGRSPSGFLSEKFKLSLSSEDPGLRCESAAPPPKKKSLVFSPSFSRSRNQPQILDSQPPTSRNAPSSSTKQSSTPLSSCNAPSEPTAKPALDLDSQYKSPIVLPMKQKHLEIKDLPSAKRLQGSEHPRSPMGLTPHTACRTGILTDPSGLSTPSSSIRGIYRRSTPGSILDYSFDDPHMSQTSDPQASNTERLTLDSLVIHYLKHQHRLCPAPITTLPPLSLLHPHVCPEPKRSLETPLNVTARLATREYRSMYGGVHGNCRDRQSIFSRFRPWRTCRDDAGALLTCIAFLGDSSHIAVGSHSGELKIFDSNNSIVDSYTSHQSPVNLVQSYISGGTQLLLSSSSQDVRLWDASSMQTGPLHPFEGCKSAKFSNSGTHFAALSAEPSRREIVLYDVQTYQTELKLSDPSTGPTGRGHVYSLIHFSPSDAMVLWNGVLWDRRVSGPVHRLDQFTDYGGGGFHPAGNEVIINSEVWDLRKFRLLRSVPSLDRTAITFNARGDVIYAILRRNLEDVMSAVHTRRVKHPLFAAFRTIDAVNYSDIATIPVDRCVLDFATELTDSFVGLMTMDDQEEMYSSARVYEVGRRRPTDDDSDPDDAEESEDDGDEDDEDRDVDPILGPGLGGDSDSDPDSLMNGDDDDDSVTDLDDDDDDGDFRAKSQIGNSSQGEKGSRIIEGSRHILLDFLQWLWRGVVRCWKMC